The Gemmatimonadaceae bacterium genome includes a window with the following:
- a CDS encoding M1 family aminopeptidase produces MIRRWASVVAAVTLLGGTARAQGASSSPLLDVLHYHFALTLPDSGHRFEAAVMITVARRGPADTLTLDLAGLDVDRVLVDGRGVTARRAGDRLLVPLPVGTHDTLLVRVVYGGTPDDGLIIRRDTAGRWTYFGDNWPNRARHWLPTVDRPSDKATVSWWVSAPASETVVGNGMMTGRHAAPPLVPGGAPREVTEWNEIHPISTYLMVIAAAPLVETRLGETACGYGSSARCVPQMVYTAPEQANYMPGPFAAADSIVTFFAQLIAPFPFEKLAHLQSSTQFGGMENATEIFYSDEAFRRHTMNDGLISHETAHQWFGDAVTERDWPDLWLSEGFATYFSALWTEHARGDSAFREAMAGIRRRVLSDRRVATRPVIDTTETNLMALLDANSYQKGGFVLHMLRRSLGDSAFFRGLRIYFHAHEYGNATSADLEHALEQSSGRRLQAFFDQWLRRPGYPELTVTWAYDAAARAVHLRVVQGDRFGYFHVPLTVELRDAAGHTERATIDVDALTETAATIPVTLASAPTTLVADPDVSLLARLDVK; encoded by the coding sequence ATGATCCGCCGGTGGGCGTCCGTGGTGGCCGCGGTGACGCTGTTGGGGGGAACCGCGCGGGCGCAGGGGGCGTCGTCGTCGCCGCTCCTGGACGTGCTCCACTACCACTTCGCGCTCACGCTTCCCGACAGCGGCCACCGGTTCGAGGCGGCCGTCATGATCACCGTAGCCCGGCGCGGTCCGGCCGACACGCTGACGCTCGACCTCGCGGGGCTGGATGTGGATCGCGTGCTCGTGGACGGGCGCGGCGTCACCGCACGACGGGCCGGCGACCGGCTGCTCGTGCCGCTGCCGGTGGGAACGCATGACACGCTGCTCGTGCGCGTGGTGTATGGGGGCACGCCCGACGACGGCCTGATCATTCGGCGCGACACCGCCGGCCGTTGGACCTACTTCGGCGACAACTGGCCGAACCGCGCCCGGCACTGGCTGCCCACCGTGGACCGGCCCAGCGACAAGGCCACGGTGTCGTGGTGGGTGAGCGCACCGGCGTCGGAGACGGTGGTGGGCAATGGCATGATGACGGGTCGGCATGCGGCGCCGCCGCTCGTGCCGGGCGGCGCGCCGCGCGAGGTCACCGAGTGGAACGAGATTCATCCCATCAGCACGTATCTCATGGTGATCGCGGCCGCCCCATTGGTGGAAACACGGCTTGGGGAAACGGCGTGCGGCTACGGCAGCTCGGCGCGGTGCGTGCCGCAGATGGTGTACACCGCACCGGAACAAGCCAACTATATGCCGGGGCCATTCGCGGCGGCCGATAGCATCGTGACCTTCTTCGCGCAATTGATCGCGCCCTTCCCGTTCGAGAAGCTGGCGCATCTGCAGAGTTCCACGCAGTTCGGTGGCATGGAGAACGCCACCGAGATCTTCTATTCGGATGAAGCCTTTCGCCGGCACACGATGAACGACGGCCTCATCTCGCACGAGACCGCGCATCAGTGGTTCGGCGACGCAGTCACGGAGCGTGATTGGCCGGACCTCTGGCTGTCGGAAGGTTTTGCTACGTACTTCTCGGCGCTGTGGACCGAGCATGCGCGCGGCGACAGCGCGTTCCGCGAGGCCATGGCCGGGATCCGTCGCCGTGTGTTGAGTGATAGACGGGTGGCGACACGGCCCGTGATCGACACCACGGAGACGAACCTGATGGCACTGCTCGATGCCAACAGTTACCAGAAGGGCGGGTTCGTGCTGCACATGCTGCGCCGCTCGCTCGGCGACAGTGCGTTCTTCCGTGGACTACGGATCTACTTCCACGCGCATGAATACGGGAATGCGACCTCGGCCGATCTTGAGCACGCTCTGGAGCAGAGTTCGGGGAGGCGGCTGCAAGCGTTCTTCGACCAGTGGCTCCGCCGGCCCGGGTATCCGGAGCTCACGGTGACCTGGGCATACGATGCGGCGGCACGCGCCGTTCATCTGCGGGTTGTCCAGGGTGACCGGTTCGGCTACTTCCACGTGCCGCTCACGGTGGAGTTGCGCGATGCCGCAGGTCACACGGAGCGGGCGACGATCGACGTCGATGCGCTCACGGAGACGGCGGCGACGATTCCCGTGACGCTCGCCTCGGCACCCACAACGCTCGTAGCGGACCCGGACGTCTCGCTGCTGGCGCGCCTCGACGTGAAGTGA
- a CDS encoding CoA-binding protein, producing MTDTSAAWRGHLIEDDAGLRRIIEQSHRIAVLGIKTPESQQSAYLIPEYLQKAGFEVVPVPVYYPDVTQILGQPVYRTLAAVPGPVDLVDVFRRPKDIPAHVDDMIAKHPKAVWFQQGIRNDEAAERLARAGIDVVQDHCLMLEARRIGR from the coding sequence ATGACCGATACGTCCGCCGCCTGGCGCGGCCACCTCATAGAGGACGACGCGGGACTCCGCCGTATCATCGAGCAGTCGCACCGCATCGCCGTGCTCGGCATCAAGACGCCCGAGTCGCAACAGTCCGCGTATCTCATTCCCGAATATCTGCAAAAGGCGGGATTCGAGGTCGTCCCCGTACCAGTGTACTATCCGGACGTTACCCAGATCCTGGGGCAGCCCGTATACCGCACGCTGGCGGCCGTCCCCGGCCCCGTCGATCTCGTGGACGTGTTCAGGCGCCCGAAGGACATTCCCGCCCACGTCGACGACATGATCGCCAAACACCCCAAGGCCGTTTGGTTCCAGCAGGGGATCCGTAACGACGAGGCCGCCGAGCGGCTGGCCCGCGCCGGCATCGACGTCGTGCAGGATCACTGTCTGATGCTGGAGGCGCGGCGCATCGGCCGGTGA
- a CDS encoding saccharopine dehydrogenase C-terminal domain-containing protein: protein MKMLVLGAGLQGSACAYDLLRDPEVTEVRIADLHVNDLPAFLATAPGADKKLKGVKLDVRDRAAVLAAMKGCDAVMSAIPYYFNFEMAGCAVEAGVHFADLGGNTEIVFQQKALDAEARKKKISVMPDCGLAPGMVNILAEHGIRQLDTVDAVKIFVGGLPQHPQAPLNYQIVYSLEGVLDYYTTLSWVLRNGKRTQVKALSEVEPMSFASPIGTLEAFHTAGGLSTMAFRYEGKIPTMEYKTLRYPGHAKIMEAIRDLGLLEQQPINVKGVQVSPRDVAVAAMGPRLTKPESADLVALRVIVTGKKDGKPKTFEWELVDRYDEAHGISAMERTTGYSLAITGLMQARGQVAVMGVHTPDEAMPAEAYIAELGKRGIDIREVR, encoded by the coding sequence ATGAAGATGCTCGTGCTGGGTGCGGGGCTCCAGGGCTCTGCCTGCGCGTACGATCTGCTGCGGGATCCTGAAGTGACCGAAGTCCGCATCGCCGACTTGCACGTGAACGATCTGCCCGCGTTCCTGGCGACGGCACCCGGCGCGGACAAGAAGCTCAAGGGGGTGAAGCTTGATGTGCGGGACCGGGCGGCCGTGCTGGCGGCCATGAAGGGATGCGACGCCGTGATGAGCGCCATCCCTTACTACTTCAACTTCGAGATGGCCGGGTGTGCGGTGGAAGCCGGTGTCCACTTTGCGGACCTGGGTGGAAACACGGAGATCGTCTTCCAGCAAAAGGCGCTGGACGCCGAGGCCAGGAAGAAGAAGATCTCGGTGATGCCCGACTGCGGGCTGGCTCCGGGGATGGTGAACATCCTGGCCGAGCATGGCATTCGCCAGTTGGATACGGTAGATGCGGTGAAGATCTTCGTGGGTGGGCTTCCACAGCATCCGCAGGCACCGCTCAACTATCAGATCGTGTATTCCCTGGAAGGGGTGCTCGACTACTACACCACGCTCTCGTGGGTGCTGCGCAACGGAAAACGGACGCAGGTCAAGGCGCTGTCGGAAGTGGAGCCGATGAGCTTCGCGTCGCCGATCGGGACGCTGGAGGCGTTCCACACGGCGGGCGGGCTATCGACGATGGCGTTCCGGTACGAGGGCAAGATCCCGACGATGGAATACAAGACGCTCCGGTATCCGGGCCATGCGAAAATCATGGAGGCGATTCGCGACCTCGGCCTGCTGGAACAGCAGCCGATCAACGTGAAGGGCGTGCAGGTGTCGCCGCGCGACGTGGCGGTGGCCGCCATGGGACCGCGGCTCACCAAGCCTGAAAGCGCCGACCTCGTGGCATTGCGCGTGATCGTCACCGGGAAGAAGGACGGGAAACCGAAAACCTTCGAGTGGGAGCTCGTGGATCGGTACGACGAAGCGCACGGGATCAGCGCGATGGAGCGCACCACGGGCTACTCGCTGGCCATCACCGGACTCATGCAGGCCAGGGGGCAGGTGGCGGTGATGGGCGTGCACACGCCCGATGAGGCAATGCCGGCCGAGGCGTACATCGCGGAGCTTGGCAAGCGGGGCATCGATATCCGCGAAGTTCGATAA